In Pseudonocardia sp. EC080619-01, the following proteins share a genomic window:
- a CDS encoding universal stress protein, with protein MDGTPGDRYALSWAVRAARAHGLVLRVVHATPRLLDQAALDQARRAAELARELDPGVPTRIVIGAAAIDELLVEESATARMLVLGPHPGRPLEGFSFTHSTTVAAAARCPVVAVPRLPGRLPGDHGPVVVGVDGRDRSAIGDAALGFAFHHASCIGAELVAVHARPDEPADPSSHTGERAGSGAGTGEHALARRLAGYERRHPDVCVTRLVAHTRAVDALLEWAETAQLLVVGSSGRAGLHGLLHGSISQALLYRSPCALAVIGVRAAAGMSAGMTP; from the coding sequence GTGGACGGCACGCCGGGCGACCGCTATGCGCTCTCCTGGGCGGTTCGCGCGGCACGCGCTCACGGGCTGGTGTTGCGCGTGGTCCACGCGACCCCACGCCTGCTTGACCAGGCCGCTCTCGACCAGGCCCGCCGGGCCGCGGAGCTGGCTCGAGAACTCGATCCCGGTGTGCCGACGCGGATCGTGATCGGTGCCGCGGCGATCGACGAGCTGCTGGTGGAGGAGTCGGCCACGGCCCGGATGCTTGTTCTCGGTCCGCATCCGGGGCGGCCGCTGGAGGGCTTCTCGTTCACCCACAGCACCACGGTCGCCGCGGCCGCACGGTGTCCCGTGGTCGCCGTCCCCCGCCTGCCAGGGCGCCTTCCAGGCGATCACGGGCCCGTCGTGGTCGGTGTCGACGGTCGTGACCGATCCGCGATCGGCGACGCTGCACTGGGATTCGCCTTCCACCACGCTTCCTGTATCGGAGCGGAGCTGGTAGCGGTGCATGCCCGGCCGGACGAACCAGCCGACCCCAGCAGCCACACCGGGGAGAGGGCCGGTTCTGGGGCGGGCACCGGCGAGCACGCATTGGCCCGTCGCCTGGCCGGATACGAACGACGCCATCCCGACGTCTGCGTCACCCGACTGGTGGCACACACCCGCGCGGTCGATGCCCTGCTCGAGTGGGCCGAGACGGCGCAGCTCCTCGTCGTGGGGTCGTCGGGCCGTGCGGGGCTGCACGGTCTGCTCCACGGCTCGATCAGCCAGGCTCTGTTGTACCGCTCACCGTGTGCCCTCGCCGTCATCGGTGTCCGTGCGGCCGCGGGGATGTCCGCGGGGATGACGCCATGA
- a CDS encoding STAS domain-containing protein has protein sequence MGTEEPFHSGSLAIEWREVGSGVVVSVGGDIDYDTGPELREAVGTALGGPTTLLVIDLTRITFLGSAGVSELLFAEGYAREVGKQLRVVSGRDQRAVRRPLQVTRVDEMLALFDDLDTALRAPSC, from the coding sequence ATGGGCACCGAGGAACCATTCCACTCAGGATCGTTGGCGATCGAGTGGCGTGAGGTCGGTTCCGGCGTCGTGGTCAGCGTCGGTGGCGACATCGACTACGACACCGGACCAGAGCTGCGGGAAGCAGTCGGTACGGCGTTGGGCGGCCCGACCACCCTGCTCGTCATCGACCTGACGCGCATCACGTTCCTCGGTTCAGCAGGGGTTTCGGAGCTGTTGTTCGCCGAGGGATATGCCCGTGAGGTGGGTAAACAACTTCGGGTGGTCTCCGGTCGCGACCAGCGGGCGGTGCGTCGGCCGCTGCAGGTGACCCGGGTCGACGAGATGCTGGCGCTCTTCGATGACCTGGACACCGCTCTGCGTGCTCCGTCGTGCTGA
- a CDS encoding alpha/beta fold hydrolase: MPDEDTSTPIPPHTLSGVPDAEISEHRFPTADGLELSMLRFTRDRAGDAVLLVHGHTTSTDMFVMPEHRNLVTTLLDHGYDVWSLDFRLSNRHTYNRSPERYTLDDCALYDFPPALDLLRTHIGDRPLHVVAHCVGALTFSMSLAARRIGGLTSAVLNSVSLLPRVPRWSALKLAAGPTLFSLAGIELLDPRWSTHSGSLPHRLLAGAVSLAHRECDVRACQLLSMMWGAGRPAMYQHHNLDPQTHRRVADLFGPTSLQFYRHMHQMVRAEAAVKYRPHRASHRILPANYLQAAASIEIPILFTTGTYNRVFCDSNIACHERLRRLGARQHELAVFDGYGHQDVFMGRDAARDVFGDIVEFLSRTR, from the coding sequence ATGCCAGACGAGGACACTTCGACCCCGATCCCTCCGCACACGCTGAGCGGGGTACCCGACGCCGAGATCAGCGAACACCGTTTCCCCACCGCTGACGGCCTCGAGCTGAGCATGCTGCGCTTCACCCGCGACCGGGCAGGCGATGCCGTCCTGCTGGTGCACGGACACACCACCTCCACCGACATGTTCGTCATGCCCGAGCATCGCAACCTCGTCACCACCCTGCTCGACCACGGCTACGACGTGTGGAGCCTGGATTTCAGGTTGAGCAATCGTCATACCTACAACCGCTCCCCGGAGCGCTACACACTCGACGACTGCGCTCTCTACGACTTCCCACCTGCGCTGGATCTGCTCCGTACACACATCGGGGACCGGCCGCTGCACGTGGTCGCGCACTGCGTCGGTGCGCTGACCTTCTCGATGAGCCTCGCGGCCCGGCGGATCGGGGGGCTCACCAGCGCGGTGCTCAACAGCGTGTCACTGCTGCCCCGCGTACCACGATGGTCGGCGCTCAAGCTCGCTGCCGGGCCAACCCTGTTCTCACTCGCCGGTATCGAGTTGCTCGACCCACGATGGAGCACCCACAGCGGTTCGCTTCCCCACCGCCTCCTTGCCGGCGCCGTCTCACTCGCCCATCGCGAATGCGACGTCCGCGCCTGCCAGCTACTCAGCATGATGTGGGGGGCCGGGCGGCCCGCCATGTACCAGCACCACAATCTCGACCCGCAGACCCATCGTCGCGTAGCCGACCTGTTCGGTCCGACCAGCTTGCAGTTCTATCGGCACATGCACCAGATGGTGCGCGCCGAAGCGGCTGTCAAGTACCGGCCACACCGCGCATCCCACCGGATCCTGCCTGCCAACTACCTGCAGGCCGCCGCCTCTATCGAGATCCCGATCCTGTTCACCACCGGCACCTACAATCGGGTGTTCTGCGACTCCAACATCGCGTGCCACGAGCGGCTTCGTCGCCTCGGCGCACGCCAGCACGAGCTGGCGGTGTTCGACGGCTACGGCCACCAGGACGTCTTCATGGGTCGAGACGCCGCCCGGGATGTATTCGGCGACATCGTCGAGTTCCTGAGCAGGACGCGGTAG
- a CDS encoding AfsR/SARP family transcriptional regulator, with protein sequence MEFRLLGPVEVRGPHRPLRLGGVKPRTLLAVLLLDAGRVVGSQRLVDTIWQDAPPATAGTQIHGYVSALRKQFADADPSRVVIHTETAGYRVEPLTGELDLEVFDHQVHESARALAEGRTAEAAAGYRDALRLWRGPALGGVAETLAPARDRLTERRLTALEGRIEADLRLGRHDDVIPELRDVVAEHPFREGPRGQLMLALYRAGRSAEALEVFRDSRAVLAEELGIDPGPELQRLEHAVLTSDPALEPPPTPPLDIVGTPVPAQLPPDMVDFTGRDDQIAHIHAALQSDRPTAVPVVVIAGRAGVGKTSLAVHTAHRIRADYPDGQLHVNLHGAQPRPADPAELLGRFLRALGVEPGRVPETLEERAELFRSRLGGKRVLVVLDNVADERQIRPLLPGEPGCAVLVTSRSRLSGLEGTQQIDLEILDPDAALALLGSVAGPERVAGERRAGEDIVRLCGYLPLAVRIAGAKLADHPHRGARELADRLADERHRLDELAIGDLEVRANVALSYEGLPPAEQQVFRRLGLLEAPDFEAWVLAALIDVPQARAEQLTDRLVDARLLDIAVVPDTATPDQRAVRYRFHDLIRLYARELARTDEPGPDQLTALRRVLDGWQHAAELAAERISSPSFGVAVEPNQGWRPQAPALSGLLSDPLTWFATEWPSLVAAVDQAHDLGWADVVIGLGRRLAPFFVVGGRYDDWRRIAELTRSAAHRHRHPGGEAAALRGLGELALLQHRIDDARQNMCEARDLFHTAGDPHGEALAISGLGAVHAESGDLEGAHPLLEQALDALRVSGDHRSEAWTLLRLGTLEAQRHRYTAAAEHLTHALDAIDGYGVALDEAAICERLGMVRLGQGQATDAQALLERALRLRSESRHRFGVAQALLGLAEAHRAQGAPASAQECLTRALHLWRELGLPHEQYRTTALIQQLSTDSDAPGVASPDRADADPPQPAPANSGSTADS encoded by the coding sequence ATGGAATTTCGGCTGTTGGGCCCGGTCGAGGTGCGTGGGCCGCACCGCCCACTACGCCTGGGCGGAGTCAAACCCCGGACCCTGCTGGCTGTGCTGCTCCTCGACGCCGGACGCGTGGTCGGCAGCCAGCGGCTGGTGGACACCATCTGGCAGGATGCTCCCCCTGCGACGGCCGGAACCCAGATCCACGGCTATGTCTCTGCGCTGCGCAAACAGTTCGCCGACGCCGACCCGAGCCGGGTCGTGATCCACACCGAAACTGCCGGCTACCGCGTCGAACCACTGACCGGAGAGCTCGACCTCGAGGTCTTCGACCACCAGGTGCACGAGTCCGCCCGCGCACTCGCCGAAGGCCGGACCGCCGAGGCCGCCGCCGGCTACCGGGACGCGCTGAGGCTCTGGCGAGGTCCCGCGCTCGGCGGCGTCGCGGAGACGCTCGCGCCGGCCCGAGACCGGCTCACCGAGCGTCGCCTGACCGCGTTGGAGGGTCGCATCGAGGCCGACCTGCGCCTCGGCCGACACGACGACGTCATCCCCGAGCTGCGCGACGTCGTCGCCGAGCACCCTTTCCGGGAAGGCCCGCGCGGCCAGCTCATGCTCGCGCTGTACCGCGCCGGGCGCTCGGCCGAGGCACTCGAGGTATTCCGAGACTCGCGGGCCGTGCTCGCCGAGGAACTCGGTATCGACCCGGGACCAGAGCTGCAGCGCCTCGAACACGCCGTCCTCACCTCCGACCCCGCCCTGGAGCCCCCGCCGACGCCTCCACTCGACATCGTGGGCACCCCTGTACCGGCGCAGCTTCCACCCGACATGGTCGACTTCACCGGACGCGACGATCAGATCGCCCACATCCACGCCGCGCTGCAGTCCGATCGGCCGACCGCTGTGCCCGTTGTGGTGATCGCCGGACGCGCCGGCGTCGGCAAGACCTCGCTGGCCGTTCACACCGCACACCGGATCCGAGCCGATTACCCCGACGGCCAACTGCACGTGAACCTGCACGGAGCCCAGCCACGCCCCGCCGATCCGGCAGAGCTCCTCGGACGGTTCCTGCGCGCACTCGGAGTCGAACCCGGCCGAGTCCCGGAGACCCTAGAGGAACGCGCGGAACTCTTTCGCTCCCGCCTCGGCGGCAAGCGCGTGCTCGTCGTCCTCGACAACGTCGCCGACGAGCGCCAGATTCGACCGCTACTACCCGGTGAGCCCGGCTGCGCGGTGCTGGTCACCAGCCGTAGCCGGCTGTCCGGCCTCGAGGGCACCCAGCAGATCGATCTCGAGATCCTGGACCCGGACGCAGCCCTGGCCCTACTCGGGTCCGTAGCCGGGCCCGAACGGGTAGCCGGCGAGCGCCGGGCCGGCGAAGACATTGTCCGGCTCTGCGGCTACCTCCCGCTCGCCGTCCGCATCGCCGGTGCCAAACTCGCCGACCACCCCCACCGGGGTGCCCGAGAGCTCGCCGACCGTCTCGCGGACGAACGACACCGCCTCGACGAGCTCGCCATCGGCGACCTCGAGGTCCGTGCGAACGTCGCGCTCAGCTATGAGGGCCTACCCCCGGCCGAGCAGCAGGTGTTCCGCCGTCTCGGGCTGCTCGAGGCCCCCGACTTCGAGGCATGGGTACTGGCCGCGCTCATTGACGTCCCCCAGGCTCGGGCCGAGCAGCTCACCGACAGGCTCGTCGACGCACGGCTACTCGACATCGCGGTGGTCCCCGACACTGCCACCCCCGACCAGCGCGCCGTCCGCTACCGCTTCCACGACCTCATCCGCCTCTACGCCCGGGAGCTGGCACGGACAGATGAGCCCGGACCCGACCAGCTCACCGCACTGCGACGAGTACTGGACGGCTGGCAGCACGCGGCCGAGCTCGCCGCAGAACGGATCTCGAGCCCCTCGTTCGGTGTCGCGGTCGAACCGAACCAGGGTTGGCGACCTCAGGCACCGGCCCTCAGCGGCCTACTCAGCGATCCGCTCACCTGGTTCGCCACCGAGTGGCCTTCGCTCGTCGCCGCTGTGGACCAAGCCCACGACCTGGGCTGGGCCGACGTCGTCATCGGGCTCGGACGCCGACTCGCGCCATTCTTCGTCGTCGGCGGACGCTACGACGACTGGCGCCGCATCGCCGAGCTGACCCGCTCCGCAGCCCATCGACACCGTCACCCGGGCGGCGAAGCGGCCGCACTGCGCGGACTCGGAGAGCTGGCCCTTCTCCAGCACCGCATCGACGACGCCCGACAGAACATGTGCGAGGCCCGCGACCTCTTCCACACCGCCGGAGACCCGCACGGAGAAGCGTTGGCCATCTCCGGGCTGGGAGCTGTGCACGCCGAGTCCGGGGATCTCGAGGGTGCCCACCCGCTCCTGGAGCAAGCGCTGGATGCGCTACGCGTGTCCGGCGACCACCGAAGCGAGGCCTGGACCCTGCTACGGCTGGGAACGTTGGAAGCGCAGCGGCACCGCTACACCGCGGCCGCCGAACACCTCACCCACGCCCTCGACGCTATCGACGGCTACGGCGTCGCGCTCGACGAGGCCGCGATCTGCGAGCGTCTGGGCATGGTGCGCCTCGGCCAAGGGCAGGCCACCGACGCCCAGGCGCTGCTCGAGCGGGCGCTGCGGTTGCGCAGCGAAAGCCGGCACCGGTTCGGCGTGGCCCAAGCGCTGCTCGGCCTGGCCGAGGCCCACCGCGCCCAAGGCGCTCCCGCCTCGGCGCAGGAATGCCTCACCCGCGCTCTGCACCTCTGGCGCGAGCTGGGACTTCCGCACGAGCAGTACCGGACCACCGCTTTGATCCAGCAGCTCAGCACCGACAGCGACGCTCCCGGCGTGGCGAGCCCCGACCGCGCCGACGCGGACCCGCCGCAGCCTGCACCCGCCAACAGCGGATCTACAGCAGATTCGTAG
- a CDS encoding universal stress protein produces the protein MTMSGDETDASSEHMPDGERRSGPGPVVVGVDGSEGSRRALEFAMDEAAWRAVPVHAVVANDAPSLWEGVATPAAPDLHEVARKEAASLVESVVDARRCAGEPVPAIEIEVHSGPPAPVLERLSRGATLLVVGHRGRGAVRSMLIGSVSLSCVVHAGCTVVVVRG, from the coding sequence ATGACGATGTCCGGCGATGAGACCGACGCGAGCAGCGAGCACATGCCCGACGGAGAGCGACGATCCGGTCCCGGCCCGGTGGTGGTCGGCGTCGATGGTTCCGAAGGGTCGAGGCGGGCGCTGGAGTTCGCGATGGACGAGGCGGCGTGGCGCGCCGTTCCGGTCCACGCCGTGGTGGCCAACGACGCGCCGAGCCTGTGGGAAGGCGTGGCCACCCCCGCAGCGCCGGATCTGCACGAGGTCGCGCGCAAGGAGGCCGCGAGCCTGGTCGAGTCGGTGGTCGATGCGCGCAGATGTGCGGGCGAGCCGGTGCCGGCGATCGAGATCGAGGTGCATTCCGGCCCGCCGGCCCCGGTACTGGAGCGGCTCTCGAGGGGAGCGACGTTGCTCGTGGTCGGGCATCGTGGCCGTGGTGCGGTCAGGAGCATGCTGATCGGCTCGGTGAGCCTGAGCTGCGTGGTCCATGCGGGGTGCACGGTTGTCGTCGTCCGCGGGTGA
- a CDS encoding DEAD/DEAH box helicase, with amino-acid sequence MTEIKRRVVSGGELWWLREGPGAHGQEPKDVHVVADALAGSFRFVEESSSAHGLRKPQLGALHAVLAHRSTEEAEPITIVMPTGTGKTETMLAAYCYEPSRTMVVVPSDALRTQIAEKFVTLGVLAEVGAVIGGFLCPAVLVLSSGLTTVEEADELLDGTNVIVATAQALDKCSEPARTRLTGGCTRLFVDEAHHVGARTWREIVDLFSDREVVQFTATPYREDGRHLGGRVAYAYPLRLAQKHGYFARVNYRSIIDLSDPDRAVATAAVEQLRADLDAGYDHLLMARVSSVERAKQVVALYEELAPDLHPLRIDTGLAGSTRRKRQDRLGQDCRIVVCVNMLGEGFDLPNLKIAAVHDPQKSLAVTLQFIGRFTRTGSGTLGEASAFVPLQVTGVDERLRKLYGEDADWNEVIQDLTERGVGREKARSDFERGFGSLPREIAMRSIHPKMSTVVYQTPTAPRWRPEGVYDLFEDRLLTTQLGINNSGKVVWWVSRQPTPVRWGEFASFNELVHHLYVAHLDDSAGFLYINSTDNNSLHEDIARTVCGDSVTLLRGESVYRILAQVQRRIPTNVGLLDSVSRNRRFSMHVGQDVLHAWRGEGGTKMKTNIFAHGFTDGRAVSFGASRKGRVWSHERARDIHDWVRWAKRVGPVITDTSISLETVMSGFLLPKPATERPPLVPLSIEWPHHLVATMSENRKVLYSDAEFSLLDTELTLIAHTTDGPLQFALRTPEWSLQFAFEFDENEPPRIRPIGEDGVVTTPSGRGSLAAFLTAHGLLVTFENELVLVEQGYLLQPDRERRLFPTDSIEVFDWSGIEIKRESQGPDRDPSTVQHRAIDIFSTESDWELIVDDDGTGELADVVFLRRVDDELEVLLAHCKYSSEEKPGARIGDLYDVCGQAMKMNRAKSMPELLTKRLFRRENERVAAGRSGILTGDIETLAAVVREARFRRLRVTVAIIQPGMSKMKASEDMRALLGAADRFLSEKYDMTLRVVASP; translated from the coding sequence TTGACGGAGATCAAGCGTCGCGTGGTCAGCGGCGGGGAGCTATGGTGGCTTCGCGAAGGCCCAGGGGCACACGGCCAGGAGCCGAAGGACGTCCACGTGGTCGCGGATGCGCTGGCGGGAAGCTTCCGGTTCGTGGAGGAGTCAAGTTCGGCGCACGGCCTGCGAAAGCCTCAGCTGGGTGCCCTGCACGCGGTTCTCGCCCACCGGTCCACCGAGGAGGCCGAGCCGATCACCATTGTGATGCCGACTGGCACCGGCAAGACGGAGACGATGCTCGCGGCGTACTGCTACGAGCCGTCGCGGACGATGGTCGTCGTTCCGTCGGACGCGCTGCGTACTCAGATCGCCGAGAAATTCGTGACCCTCGGCGTGCTCGCAGAGGTGGGGGCAGTCATTGGTGGCTTCCTATGCCCGGCCGTACTGGTGCTCAGCAGCGGCTTGACAACGGTGGAGGAGGCCGATGAGCTGCTCGACGGCACCAACGTCATCGTGGCGACGGCTCAGGCGCTCGACAAATGCTCCGAGCCCGCTCGCACGCGGCTCACGGGTGGTTGCACACGCTTGTTCGTCGACGAGGCGCACCATGTCGGCGCGCGGACATGGCGGGAGATCGTCGATCTTTTCTCCGATCGCGAGGTAGTCCAGTTCACCGCTACGCCCTACCGTGAGGACGGCCGACATCTGGGTGGTCGCGTCGCCTATGCATATCCGTTGCGACTAGCCCAAAAGCACGGATACTTCGCGCGAGTCAACTATCGGTCCATCATCGACCTTTCCGACCCCGATCGCGCGGTCGCGACCGCCGCCGTCGAACAGCTGCGGGCGGACCTGGATGCCGGTTACGACCACTTGCTGATGGCACGTGTCAGCTCGGTCGAACGCGCGAAGCAGGTTGTCGCGCTGTACGAGGAGCTCGCTCCAGATCTGCATCCACTGCGGATCGACACCGGGCTCGCGGGCTCGACCCGCCGTAAGCGCCAGGATAGGCTCGGGCAGGACTGTCGCATCGTGGTATGCGTCAACATGCTCGGCGAGGGTTTCGACCTGCCGAATCTCAAGATCGCAGCCGTCCACGATCCCCAGAAGAGCCTCGCCGTAACGCTGCAGTTCATCGGGCGCTTCACCCGCACCGGTAGCGGAACCCTCGGTGAGGCATCCGCATTCGTGCCGCTGCAGGTGACCGGCGTCGACGAACGACTCCGCAAGCTCTACGGCGAGGACGCGGACTGGAACGAGGTCATCCAGGACCTGACCGAGCGCGGCGTCGGGCGAGAGAAGGCTCGATCCGACTTCGAGCGGGGCTTCGGTTCCCTGCCCCGCGAGATAGCGATGCGCAGCATCCACCCCAAGATGAGCACGGTCGTCTACCAGACCCCGACCGCCCCGCGGTGGCGGCCGGAGGGCGTGTACGACCTGTTCGAGGACCGACTGCTGACCACACAGCTAGGTATCAACAACAGCGGCAAGGTCGTGTGGTGGGTGTCGCGCCAGCCCACGCCCGTCCGATGGGGAGAATTCGCGAGCTTCAACGAACTCGTCCACCACCTCTATGTGGCCCATCTCGACGACTCGGCCGGGTTCCTCTACATCAACAGCACCGACAACAACTCGCTTCACGAGGACATCGCGAGGACCGTCTGCGGCGACAGCGTCACTCTACTGAGGGGAGAGAGCGTCTACCGAATCCTCGCGCAGGTGCAGCGTCGCATCCCCACTAACGTCGGTCTTCTCGACTCGGTCAGCCGGAACAGACGGTTCTCCATGCACGTCGGGCAGGACGTCCTCCACGCCTGGCGCGGCGAGGGCGGAACGAAGATGAAGACCAACATCTTCGCACACGGATTCACCGACGGCCGAGCCGTTAGCTTCGGGGCGTCCCGGAAGGGACGAGTGTGGAGCCACGAGCGGGCGCGCGACATCCACGACTGGGTCCGGTGGGCAAAGCGCGTCGGCCCGGTGATTACCGACACGTCGATCTCGCTGGAAACCGTGATGTCGGGCTTCTTGCTCCCGAAGCCGGCCACCGAGCGCCCACCGCTCGTGCCGCTATCGATCGAGTGGCCACACCATCTCGTCGCCACCATGAGCGAGAATCGAAAAGTCTTGTACAGCGATGCGGAGTTCTCGCTGCTCGACACCGAGCTCACGCTGATCGCCCACACGACGGACGGCCCGTTGCAGTTCGCGCTGCGAACCCCGGAGTGGTCGCTCCAGTTCGCGTTCGAATTCGACGAGAATGAGCCGCCGAGGATCCGTCCGATCGGCGAGGACGGAGTCGTCACGACACCGTCGGGGCGCGGCAGCCTCGCGGCGTTCCTCACAGCTCACGGGCTATTGGTCACGTTCGAGAACGAGCTCGTCCTGGTCGAGCAAGGCTATCTTCTCCAGCCGGACCGCGAGCGTCGACTGTTCCCCACCGACTCGATCGAAGTGTTCGACTGGTCCGGAATCGAGATCAAACGTGAGTCGCAAGGCCCGGACCGGGACCCCAGCACTGTCCAGCACCGCGCCATTGACATCTTCTCCACGGAGTCCGACTGGGAACTCATCGTCGACGACGACGGCACCGGTGAGCTAGCCGACGTAGTCTTCCTGCGTCGGGTCGACGACGAACTGGAAGTGCTGCTCGCGCACTGCAAGTACTCTTCCGAGGAGAAGCCGGGCGCCCGTATCGGCGATCTCTATGACGTCTGCGGTCAGGCCATGAAAATGAACCGGGCGAAGTCCATGCCGGAACTGCTCACCAAGCGCCTATTCCGCAGAGAGAACGAGCGCGTTGCAGCCGGGAGGAGCGGGATTCTCACCGGAGATATCGAGACTCTGGCAGCCGTGGTCCGGGAGGCCCGCTTTCGCCGACTACGCGTGACCGTCGCAATTATTCAGCCTGGCATGTCGAAGATGAAGGCGAGTGAGGACATGCGCGCGCTGCTTGGAGCGGCTGACCGCTTCCTCTCAGAGAAATACGACATGACTCTCCGGGTCGTCGCCAGCCCGTGA
- a CDS encoding GMC oxidoreductase — MRVRTSSATGDTAAGEHVDAVVIGSGFGGAVSAFRLAEAGLSVVVLERGRAYPPGSFPRSPREMGRAFWDPEDGLHGLFDVWSFDGFESLVSSGLGGGSLIYANVLLRKDERWFVREEPLPGGGYETWPLTRADLDPHYDAVEQMLAPVPYPFDAAPYSDTPKTRAMQQAADRLGLDWQLPPLAVSFASRPGAAPEVGARIDAADYGNLHGVPRRTCRLGGDCDIGCNEGAKNSLDHTYLSAAAHHGADIRTLSEARGIGARDGGGYDVEYARHDADDPSAAPVLRRMSATRVVLAAGTFGTAHLLLSNRANLPGIGSALGTRFSGNGDLLTFLTPGEHERVFHASRGPVITSAVRGDDTVDGGSGRGFYLEDGGYPGFVDWMVEPVRARQGLRTAAFVADWLGRRLRRSGDSRLSEEVSRLIGDGSFSAGALPLLGMGRDVPDGVLALREDGRLGVEWTTTTSREYFGRVRETMAALADELGVRLRDNPLWMFRRVVTVHPLGGAPMGRDPATGVCDGFGEVFGHPGLYVADGSAMPGPVGTNPSLTIAAHADRMSTRILERRRTDTAAATRPRRSS; from the coding sequence GTGCGCGTCCGAACCTCGTCGGCGACTGGCGACACCGCAGCGGGCGAACACGTCGACGCCGTGGTGATCGGGTCCGGTTTCGGTGGTGCGGTGAGTGCCTTCCGGTTGGCCGAGGCCGGGCTCTCGGTCGTGGTGCTCGAGCGCGGCCGCGCCTACCCACCGGGCAGCTTTCCGCGCTCTCCGCGTGAGATGGGCCGAGCGTTCTGGGATCCGGAAGATGGGTTGCACGGTCTGTTCGACGTGTGGAGTTTCGACGGTTTCGAGTCGTTGGTCTCCAGTGGACTCGGCGGTGGGTCCTTGATCTATGCGAACGTGCTGCTGCGCAAGGACGAGAGGTGGTTCGTCCGCGAGGAGCCGTTGCCCGGCGGCGGGTACGAGACGTGGCCGCTGACGCGGGCCGACCTCGACCCGCACTACGACGCCGTCGAGCAGATGCTCGCTCCGGTGCCCTACCCGTTTGACGCGGCGCCCTACTCCGACACCCCCAAGACTCGGGCCATGCAGCAGGCCGCAGACCGGCTCGGCCTGGACTGGCAGCTACCACCGCTGGCGGTGAGCTTCGCGTCGCGACCAGGGGCCGCGCCGGAGGTCGGGGCGAGGATCGATGCTGCTGACTACGGCAACCTGCACGGCGTGCCCCGGCGCACCTGCCGGCTGGGTGGGGACTGCGACATCGGCTGCAACGAGGGCGCAAAGAACAGCCTCGACCACACCTACCTGTCGGCGGCGGCCCACCATGGTGCCGACATCCGCACCTTGTCGGAGGCCCGTGGCATCGGCGCGCGCGACGGCGGCGGCTACGACGTGGAGTACGCGCGCCACGACGCGGATGACCCGTCGGCGGCGCCGGTCCTACGGCGTATGTCGGCCACGCGCGTCGTTCTGGCTGCTGGCACGTTCGGAACGGCCCATCTGCTGTTGTCCAACCGCGCGAACCTGCCGGGAATCGGGTCTGCGCTCGGGACACGGTTTTCCGGCAACGGCGACCTGCTCACATTTCTGACTCCGGGGGAACACGAGCGGGTGTTTCACGCCAGCCGGGGCCCGGTGATCACCAGCGCGGTCCGGGGCGACGACACCGTCGACGGCGGCAGTGGCCGGGGTTTCTATCTCGAGGACGGTGGCTATCCGGGTTTTGTCGACTGGATGGTGGAGCCGGTTCGGGCGCGACAGGGGCTGCGGACGGCGGCGTTCGTCGCCGACTGGCTCGGTCGGCGGCTGCGGCGGTCGGGGGACTCTCGGCTCAGCGAGGAAGTCTCGCGGCTGATCGGGGACGGTTCCTTCTCGGCGGGGGCGTTGCCACTTCTGGGGATGGGCCGTGATGTACCCGATGGGGTGCTGGCGTTGCGCGAGGACGGACGGTTGGGAGTGGAGTGGACGACCACGACGAGCAGGGAGTACTTCGGCCGGGTGCGGGAGACGATGGCCGCGCTCGCCGACGAGCTCGGCGTGAGGCTGCGTGACAACCCGTTGTGGATGTTCCGGCGGGTCGTGACAGTGCACCCGCTCGGTGGGGCCCCGATGGGGCGGGACCCCGCGACAGGGGTGTGTGACGGTTTCGGGGAGGTGTTCGGTCACCCAGGGCTCTATGTCGCCGATGGGTCCGCGATGCCAGGCCCTGTCGGGACGAACCCGTCGTTGACGATTGCCGCCCACGCCGATCGGATGTCCACCCGGATCCTGGAGCGTCGACGCACAGACACCGCCGCCGCCACCCGTCCTCGGAGGAGCTCATGA